The Toxotes jaculatrix isolate fToxJac2 chromosome 21, fToxJac2.pri, whole genome shotgun sequence genome includes a region encoding these proteins:
- the LOC121201034 gene encoding zinc finger protein 184-like codes for MDGGIPEVPGPSLPLSTLRLLVPPIRLVSAAIWQTIEQKIVSDYGLLEEFVFMVTEIVPQLLSTRQRAELILGLRARLILELCRSEETADLQIIQPHLDRMQNLRSLWNVETDNAEQEVSDSHFMGLVQNLLRDPEERRNFFQDVFPGDFGPTYDKAIQTLMWLFLSRLEKLLPTQTLQQIASLLSNASSVLSECMETFAQPQELKTLLDTQKDLSQLEDIESYVVDSGILSALCLPPVERVVIVNEQTETDAESGLIYTVCTEMEVESENKEVYVEGTGNSEESVQNQWFGLGSEVKADMDSVVVTDSVEGTEATESEMADDQSGTLIIGEDGQVTVLDSVEKKPNRRGRKKKRPAGDEDFEVQSRTRDSQEEPEFDVSWERPVRKNRGLKMKRYLSQWRKSGKAQGSNTTKSSPKKFTRFQGTSKSNDLDERTCKVCGKVVSRAKFLERHMNQHSEELPYSCPVCKRFYKSLRYLQQHRCSSVAKAKPGRKATEQEATADEGEQSSSGIPCEATNEEQPPDNTDQDPDYSPSAERKSSKESGQKSPEGNKSVIEGPFYCPHCSVEFKCKQTFRFHLRNICYNEQQVDPEKPEDVKHCFRCDECDKAFKYKSTLDSHKQTHNPLYCEVCMKLVRDPEALAMHKESHTPFQCNQCEENFPVFKALHKHYIDVHNPTEPFTCTHCQTTFASLKRFIRHEWKHTGYQPFQCPHCSKRFRSYSDLVEHQKKHTKAYPFLCWECGKKFRHGVTLTRHVERVHHSGEPVTEKPLPTFTCAQCGKTFTSRRCLLKHDNFHHKGLRFPCEHCGKGFFGKDALVRHTLIHTGERPFKCDDCDKSFRSAAELKIHRRYHTGERPFKCSICEKGFVQSCFLTLHMRTHTGERPYVCTVCSKGFSSLHGLKRHRRLVHA; via the exons ATGGACGGAGGTATCCCCGAGGTTCCAG gtccctctcttcccctctccacTCTGCGCCTCCTGGTCCCACCAATTCGTCTGGTCTCTGCCGCAATCTGGCAGACAATAGAGCAGAAAATTGTGTCGGATTATGGGCTGCTGGAGGAGTTTGTATTTATGGTCACAGAGATTGTTCCTCAGCTTCTCTCCACGAGGCAGCGCGCTGAACTCATTTTGGGTCTAAGAGCACGG CTGATCCTGGAGCTGTGTCGCTCTGAGGAGACTGCTGACCTCCAGATTATTCAGCCACATCTTGACCGAATGCAGAACCTCAGATCTCTGTGGAACGTGGAG ACTGATAATGCAGAACAAGAAGTGTCTGACTCACATTTCATGGGCCTTGTCCAAAACCTGCTGAGAGATCCTGAAGAGAGAAGAAActtcttccag GATGTTTTTCCAGGAGACTTTGGCCCCACATATGACAAAGCAATCCAGACGCTGATGTGGTTGTTTCTGTCCAGACTTGAAAAGCTTCTTCCCACTCAAACTCTCCAACAG attgCATCTTTGCTCAGCAACGCCTCATCTGTTCTGAGTGAATGCATGGAGACCTTTGCTCAACCTCAAGAGCTCAAAACCTTGCTGGACACTCAGAAAGACCTTAGTCAGTTAGAGGACATTG AATCTTACGTTGTTGACAGTGGCATCCTGTCAGCTTTGTGTCTCCCTCCTGTCGAAAGAGTTGTGATCGTcaatgaacaaacagaaaccGATGCCGAGAGCGGACTCATCTACACAGTCTGCACCGAGATGGAGGTGGAATCTGAGAACAAAGAAGTGTACGTGGAAGGAACTGGGAACTCGGAGGAGAGTGTGCAAAACCAGTGGTTTGGTCTCGGAAGTGAGGTGAAAGCAGATATGGACTCTGTGGTGGTTACAGATTCTGTGGAAGGCACCGAGGCCACTGAGAGTGAAATGGCCGACGACCAATCTGGAACACTGATCATTGGGGAGGACGGCCAGGTGACTGTGCTGGACAGCGTGGAGAAAAAACCAAACAGacgagggaggaaaaagaagcgACCCGCAGGGGACGAGGACTTCGAAGTGCAAAGCAGAACAAGGGACAGTCAAGAAGAACCAGAGTTTGATGTTTCATGGGAAAGACCAGTGCGAAAGAACCGTGGACTCAAGATGAAACGGTACCTGTCACAGTGGAGGAAGTCTGGAAAAGCACAGGGCAGTAATACTACAAAAAGCAGCCCTAAAAAGTTTACCAGATTCCAAGGTACAAGCAAAAGCAATGACTTGGATGAGAGAACATGCAAAGTGTGCGGCAAGGTGGTGAGTCGTGCCAAGTTCTTAGAGCGACACATGAATCAACACTCAGAGGAGCTCCCCTATTCTTGTCCGGTGTGTAAAAGGTTTTACAAGAGCTTGCGGTACTTGCAGCAACACAGATGTTCGAGTGTGGCCAAAGCAAAGCCTGGCAGGAAAGCAACGGAACAAGAGGCTACAGCAGATGAAGGTGAACAATCATCCAGCGGGATTCCCTGTGAGGCAACCAATGAGGAGCAGCCGCCAGACAACACCGACCAGGACCCGGATTACTCGCCGTCTGCAGAGCGGAAGTCTTCCAAAGAATCAGGACAAAAAAGCCCAGAAGGAAACAAGAGTGTGATAGAAGGTCCGTTCTACTGCCCCCACTGCAGCGTCGAGTTTAAGTGCAAACAAACGTTTAGGTTCCACTTAAGAAACATTTGCTACaatgagcagcaggtggacCCCGAGAAGCCCGAGGATGTTAAACATTGCTTCAGGTGTGACGAATGTGACAAGGCATTCAAATACAAATCAACATTGGATTCCCACAAACAGACTCACAACCCGCTCTACTGTGAGGTTTGTATGAAACTGGTACGTGACCCAGAGGCGCTGGCAATGCACAAAGAATCCCACACGCCATTTCAGTGTAACCAGTGTGAGGAAAACTTCCCCGTGTTCAAGGCCCTTCACAAGCACTACATCGACGTCCATAATCCCACTGAACCTTTTACTTGCACCCACTGTCAGACAACTTTTGCCAGTCTGAAGCGTTTCATCAGACACGAATGGAAACACACTGGTTACCAACCATTTCAGTGCCCTCATTGCAGTAAAAGGTTCAGATCATACTCTGATCTTGTGGAGCACcagaaaaaacacactaaagCGTATCCATTCCTCTGCTGGGAGTGTGGCAAAAAATTCAGGCATGGCGTAACTCTGACGAGACACGTGGAGCGAGTGCATCATTCCGGGGAGCCCGTAACCGAGAAACCCCTGCCCACCTTCACCTGCGCTCAGTGCGGGAAGACCTTCACTTCTAGAAGATGCCTTCTGAAACATGACAATTTCCATCACAAAGGGCTGCGTTTCCCATGTGAGCACTGTGGGAAGGGATTCTTTGGCAAGGACGCGCTGGTGAGGCACACTTTGATTCACACGGGCGAAAGGCCTTTCAAGTGCGACGACTGCGATAAGTCCTTCAGGTCCGCTGCAGAATTAAAGATACACAGGAGGTACCATACTGGGGAAAGACCATTTAAGTGCAGCATCTGTGAAAAAGGTTTCGTCCAGTCCTGCTTTCTTACCTTACACATGCGAACCCACACAGGAGAGAGACCATATGTTTGTACAGTGTGTAGCAAGGGCTTTTCAAGCTTACATGGCCTAAAAAGACACAGGAGGCTTGTTCATGCGTAG
- the LOC121201035 gene encoding zinc finger protein 250-like, translating to MDGIPKVNCTRLPLSALRLLVSPIRLVSAAAWQTVQQKVVADYGMLEEFVSMVTDIVPELLTSHQRAQLILGLRARLILELCQFEASADSEIVQPHLDRMQTLIKAWVIEAGSESESNFVDLVKNMLKNPDMKENFFQNVFLEEFGPTFDEALHTLMWLLLSRLEKYLPLQTFQQVASVVGEVPSVLEDFMESVSQCEELRTVLQYQKDLGQLDHNDGSLDGACIISALKLPSVKRTETHKEQAQDNTLDYVVSCASDVEKEPVSLPHTPQINTDNITELHQSQAEDASRLLKRCCVQLERLDMPLSSLSRPVRRNRGLKMKKILLGLHEEDVPTCKPASRKTKPSNRASPEGSDNEDSSKDFSYMAPISNCSEDGSWSYYSDEDETCRKTTSRSPSLAGSWSVYSSDASSFLTEYDSLSSCSDEDAPLVSPKVLSTTSTKPGISDIKASTAKKTCKVYCFICKEHVNPSLRTHMKTHFPAGDYACPRCDSRFKLFTSFKRHLRRTCYEYSKQQVDPEKPDEAKNLYKCDKCQEAFRYKVSLDRHKLTHNELYCSVCRKVLRDTAALARHKASHTLFQCPRCEETFTIFMPLLRHCENIHKISRPFKCNHCPKTLPKLRFLILHEWTHTGHLPFQCAQCSCRFKSDADLIYHERVHTKEKPYLCPECGKTFSQNSNLLRHLNLIHGELRNEKKHSCSQCEKSFKEKGALKKHQRSKHLNELFRNPCPYCGKLVSTTTLARHKLIHTGERPFKCTVPECDKYFRSTSEVKKHVLIKHTTERPYKCDVCGKGFIKMCFVKAHAKIHSGEKPFACHICGKAFLKLYSMRRHKKLVHTYVTH from the exons ATGGATGGAATTCCAAAAGTAAACT GTAcccgcctccctctctctgctctgcgcCTCCTGGTCTCTCCGATTCGTCTGGTCTCAGCAGCTGCCTGGCAGACCGTCCAGCAGAAAGTTGTGGCTGATTATGGGATGCTTGAGGAgtttgtttccatggttacagACATTGTCCCAGAGCTGCTCACCTCCCACCAGAGGGCCCAACTCATCCTGGGCCTCAGAGCACGG CTTATCCTGGAGTTATGTCAGTTTGAAGCCTCTGCTGACTCTGAGATTGTTCAGCCACACCTGGACAGGATGCAGACCCTTATCAAGGCATGGGTAATAGAG GCTGGTTCTGAGTCGGAATCAAACTTTGTGGATCTGGTTAAGAACATGCTGAAAAATCCTGACATGAAGGAAAACTTCTTTCAG AATGTTTTCCTTGAGGAGTTTGGTCCCACATTTGATGAAGCACTTCACACCCTGATGTGGCTGCTTCTGTCCAGACTTGAAAAGTATCTTCCTCTTCAAACTTTCCAGCAG GTTGCCTCCGTGGTGGGCGAGGTGCCCTCTGTTCTGGAGGATTTTATGgagtctgtgtctcagtgtgaggAGCTCAGAACTGTGCTGCAGTATCAAAAAGACCTCGGCCAATTGGATCATAATG atgGTTCCTTGGATGGTGCCTGCATTATTTCAGCTCTCAAACTCCCCTCTGTAAAAAGAACTGAGACACATAAAGAACAAGCACAAGACAACACCTTGGATTATGTGGTATCATGTGCATCAGATGTGGAGAAGGAACCTGTATCATTGCCTCATACACCACAGATAAACACTGACAACATCACAGAGCTCCATCAGAGTCAAGCGGAGGATGCATCTCGCCTTCTGAAACGATGCTGTGTTCAGCTGGAGAGACTTGACATGCCGCTGTCTTCACTGTCTCGACCTGTGAGACGAAACAGAggcctgaaaatgaaaaagattctGCTAGGACTTCATGAAGAGGACGTCCCTACCTGCAAACCTGCTTCTAGGAAAACAAAACCATCTAACAGGGCTTCCCCCGAGGGGTCTGACAATGAGGATTCAAGCAAAGACTTCTCATACATGGCTCCTATCAGTAACTGCAGTGAAGATGGCTCATGGTCTTACTACTCAGATGAGGATGAGACTTGCCGCAAGACAACTAGTAGAAGTCCCAGTCTGGCTGGCTCATGGTCTGTCTACTCCAGTGATGCGTCTTCGTTTCTCACTGAATATGATTCATTGTCCAGCTGCTCAGATGAGGACGCTCCCTTAGTTAGTCCTAAAGTTTTATCAACTACTAGCACAAAGCCCGGCATCTCTGACATCAAAGctagcactgcaaaaaaaacgTGTAAAGTTTACTGCTTTATCTGCAAGGAGCACGTAAATCCAAGCCTGAGAACGCACATGAAAACCCACTTTCCCGCCGGAGATTACGCCTGCCCTCGGTGCGACAGCAGATTTAAACTCTTCACATCTTTTAAGAGGCACTTGCGCAGAACCTGCTATGAATACAGTAAGCAGCAGGTAGATCCGGAGAAGCCGGACGAAGCCAAGAATCTTTACAAATGTGACAAATGCCAGGAAGCGTTCAGGTACAAAGTTTCACTGGACAGGCACAAACTAACCCACAACGAACTgtactgcagtgtgtgcagGAAGGTGTTACGAGACACGGCAGCGTTAGCGAGGCACAAGGCTTCGCACACCCTGTTTCAGTGTCCCCGGTGTGAGGAAACTTTCACCATTTTTATGCCCTTACTCAGGCATTGCGAAAACATCCATAAAATCAGCCGACCGTTTAAATGCAACCATTGTCCCAAAACTTTACCCAAGCTCCGCTTTTTGATCCTACatgaatggacacacacaggacatcTGCCGTTCCAGTGCGCTCAGTGCAGCTGTCGATTCAAATCCGACGCTGATCTCATTTACCACGAAAGGGTCCACACGAAAGAGAAACCCTACCTGTGTCCGGAGTGCGGCAAGACTTTTTCCCAGAATTCCAACCTTTTGCGGCACTTGAATCTCATCCACGGTGAGTTGCGAAATGAGAAGAAGCATTCTTGCTCTCAGTGTGAGAAATCCTTTAAAGAGAAAGGAGCCCTGAAAAAACACCAGAGGAGCAAACACTTAAATGAACTGTTCCGTAATCCGTGCCCGTACTGTGGAAAGTTGGTCTCCACCACAACACTCGCTAGACATAAATTAATCCATACAGGAGAGAGACCTTTCAAATGCACCGTGCCTGAGTGTGACAAATACTTCAGGTCAACCTCTGAAGTGAAGAAGCATGTCCTTATAAAACATACTACAGAGAGACCATACAAATGTGATGTCTGTGGAAAGGGCTTCATAAAAATGTGCTTCGTCAAGGCACATGCTAAAATACATTCAGGAGAAAAGCCGTTTGCTTGCCATATCTGCGGAAAGGCTTTCCTCAAGCTCTACAGCATGCGGAGACACAAAAAACTTGTACATACGTATGTGACACATTAA